The DNA segment GCGGGCGATCCCCGCGGCGCCTCCACCTCATCCGTCACGGGCACGCTGTGAAGCGCGCGAACACGCCGACGCTGAGCCGGCGCTCCGGCAAGCTGGTCCGGCAAACCGATGCCGAGGCCCGGTCGTTACGGGCGTACTGGGTCGGTGAATCCACGAGCCTGGCCGGCTCCTTTGTCCACGCGGTGGCTCTGCCGGTGGTCGCCGTGGTGGAGTTGCACGCGACACCGCGTCAGGTGTCGCTGCTGGCCGCCGCCGCGACCGCTGCGGCGGTCGTGCTCGCGCTGCCCGCGGGCGTGGTGGGTGACCGGTGCGCGAAGCGGCCGCTGATGGTGGCCACGGACCTGACGGCGGCCGCGGTGGTCACAACGGTTCCCCTCTGCTGGGCCACCGGATCGCTGTCGATGCCTGTTCTCTACGTCGTCGCGCTACTGCTGGGCGTCCTGACGGTGTTTCACCAGGCCGCGTCGATCGCGATCGTTCCGGACCTCGTCCGCCCGCAGGGCCTGCCCTCCGCCCATTCCCGGATAGGGGCCGCGTGCGCGGTCGCGGACACCGCGGGCACCTACGGCGGCACGCTCGTCGTCGCCCTGGCAGGCGCCGCCCGCACCTTGTGGCTGGACGCCCTGTCCTACTTCGTCAGCGCCTGCTGCGCCCTGCGGATCACACCCGGACCGGCCGCTGATCCACAAGGCGGTCGGCCCGCGGGGGTGATCGGCGACATACGCGAGGGTGTCGGCTACGTGATGCGGGACGCGATCCAGCGGCCCCTGGTCCTGGCCCTGACCGCGTACGCCTACGCCGACGGCATCGTGACCACCTACACCGCCTACACCCTGCTGACCCGGCTGCACGCCGGCAGCACCGGCCTG comes from the Streptomyces sp. SUK 48 genome and includes:
- a CDS encoding MFS transporter; translated protein: MKRANTPTLSRRSGKLVRQTDAEARSLRAYWVGESTSLAGSFVHAVALPVVAVVELHATPRQVSLLAAAATAAAVVLALPAGVVGDRCAKRPLMVATDLTAAAVVTTVPLCWATGSLSMPVLYVVALLLGVLTVFHQAASIAIVPDLVRPQGLPSAHSRIGAACAVADTAGTYGGTLVVALAGAARTLWLDALSYFVSACCALRITPGPAADPQGGRPAGVIGDIREGVGYVMRDAIQRPLVLALTAYAYADGIVTTYTAYTLLTRLHAGSTGLGVVMGVTGAGGLAGALLSCRITARFGPGRTIVAGFAAYAVCGVPLLVARPGAGWLSVIAVAGALKTAVGVAAGSTHRALRQQLCPPHLQSRAQQTAVWLASGVRPLAALTAGGIAAICGVRAALLAGTVLYLIPAALVQASRAGRLAAMPCTPGDPLTAPDTLNGQTRSPA